DNA from Campylobacter concisus:
TATGCAGTTTGTTGAAGACGGCGATAGAAACGGACATCTATATGGCTATGAAAACTTTGGCGATAACAACAAAACTCAAGATACAACGCCAGTTAAAATTTATGTTAGCGATGATGCAAGAGCGGGCGATACAGTTGAGATCAAATATACTGATCCAGACAATCACGCTCAAACAAAGACAGTAAATCACGTGCTAACAGCAGATGATATGAGTAAAGGTGTATTTGATCAGCTACTAGACATCAACGCAAGATCAGCTTATGATCTAAAAGTAGATGCTACGCTTAAAACTCCAGGCGGTCTTGTAAATAAAACTCACAGCGATACGCTTCGCATAGAGCTTGAAGACTTTAGAATGGATTATGATCCAAGCAAAGTGATGAAAGGTGGAGAGGGCACATCTGATACGATCGTCTTTAGAGATACTTCTCACGTAGATCTTAGCGGCGTTACTGACCTTAACACAAAAGTTGAGAGCATCGAAAGGATCGAGCTAAAAGGCAACTCTGAGATCAAATTTGACGCAAAAGATATCTTTGCTATGACTGATAACATCAACACTATCCTTAAGATAAGAGGCGATAGCACTAGCAAGGTAGATATAAAAGGTAAGTGGCATGAAGATTCAACAGTAAATGCTGACTTTGGCTCAAAAGGCTACACAAGCAACGATACTGTAAATGGTCAAACAGTACATATTATCATTGAAGATAAGATCCAAACAGACCTATAATCCCAGAAAGTGAGTGCGCTTTAAGCACTCACTTCACTTACCTAACTTCAAATTTACATCATTTTTTAAGCCTTATTTTACTAATATCACCCCTTTTAAAGGAGAAGACATGAAAAATTTAATAGCCATAGTTGTGGTCATCGCCGCACTTGTTTTTGGCGCTTTCAAATACGCAAATTCATTTGTAGTGCTTGATGAAAACACCAACGAGAAGTGGTCTCAGGTGCTAAATCAATACAAAAGAAGAGCCGATCTCGTGCCAAATTTAGTTGAAACTGTAAAAGGCTACGCAGCCCACGAGCAAAAGGTCTTTGAAGACGTGGCAAATGCAAGAAGCAAGAGCATGCAAGTAAGCATCGATGCAAGCAGTCTTAGCGACGAGGCAAAGGTTAAAGAATTTATGGCAGCTCAAGGTCAGCTAGGCTCTGCGCTTGGTAGGCTAATGGCAGTTAGCGAGAGCTATCCAGAGCTAAAAGCAAATCAAAATTTCCTCTCACTCCAAAGCCAGCTTGAAGGCACAGAAAACCGCATAAGCGTAGCAAGACGCGACTACATCGAGGCTGTAAAAGAGTATAACGTAGCCCTTAGAAGCTTTCCAGGTAAATTTATAGTAGGCATTTTCTACCCAGAGATGAAGCCAAAACAAGGCATCGAGGTTAGCAGCGAAGATATGAAAAACCCAAAAGTTTCGTTTGAGAAATAATGAAAAAAATCATTAGTCTTTTGCTCTTTGCATTTAGCTTTTGTTTTGCTCTAAATTTCAATGAGCAGATCAACGATGAGGCCCATATCTTTTCACAAAGCCAAAGAGATGAGCTTTTAAATTTAGTGCAAAATTTCGAGCAAAACAGCACCACACAAATCGCCATAGTGACTTTAAATTCGCTTGAAAATAAGAGCATCGAAGATCTATCGCTTGAAATAGCTAGAGGCTACAAACTAGGTCAAAAAAAAGATAGCAACGGCGTGCTTTTGGTGGTCGCTCCAAATGAGAAAAAGGTCCGCATCGAGGTTGGATACGGACTTGAAGGGATGCTAACTGATGCCATCTCGAGCCAGATCATAAATAGCGTGATGATACCTCAGTTTAAAAATGGCAAGATGAGCGAAGGCGTGAAAGAGGGCGTTTTAGCGATCATAAAAGTGGCTAGCGGCGAGGAATTTAGTAGCAAAACTAGCCTTAGCGACTTGCCTTTTGGCGTGTTTGCCTTTTTTGCTGGCATGCTCTCTTGTTTTGCCTCTGTGATCTTTGGCAAATTTTTTATGCGAACTGGCTTTAGTACGTGCTTTGCTGGGCTTGTATCAACCGCACTTGAGCAGGGATTTGGCGTGCAAAACTACCTTATCATTTTTGGCGTTTTTGCCTTTATATTCGCTGTATTTTTCTTTATTTTAAAAGACGTTTTTAAGAGAAATAGCCAAGGTGGCTCTTTGCCAATGGGTTTTAGGCGCGATAATTCAGGCTCAAATGGTGGCGGTCGCTCAAGTAGTGGCAGAGGAGGTGGCTTTAGTGGCGGCGGCGGTGGTTTTGGCGGAGGCGGAGCCAGCGGCAGCTGGTGAAATTTGGCTTCGCTTACCGCTTAGCTCAAATTTTAGAGCCGAAATTACTCGCTCACGAAATTTTAAAATTTGCCATTTTTCTTTGTAGAACAAAGGATCGTTTTATGGATTTTAGACCCAGCATTTGCATATAAAAGATAAATTTCTTAAAATATGCCAAAAAATTAGGAGCAAAAATGCTATCAGGCGAGCTACTTAAAAGCCATTTTGCTAAATTTGATCTAGCGGAAATGCTTAGTGGGTTTTTAGAGCAAAGTCATTTTGACAAAGAAAAATTTAAAGCACTTAGGCGAGATGGTTTTAAAAGCTTAGATAAGAGCCAAAGAGTGGAGCTTCTTAAAATAGCAGGTTTTAAGGCGTATCTTGACGCGAAATTTCAGGGCTTTTTGCGTGAGCTGATGCAAAGCAAGATCCTCGTTGTAAGCGGCGTGGAGTATAAATTTAGCGAGCTTGAAATTTACACCTGCTTTGATGCAAACACCTACAAAAGATCGTGCGAGGCTGGCGAAATTTACTTTCACAACTTTGGTTTTGACATCTCTTTTAAGAGCGAGCCAGTGCTTTATGGTGGCATTTTGGTAAGGAGTTTAAAGGCATTAAAAGAGCGAAATTTCATCTTTGGACCAAGAAAATGCGCCTTGCATATCTTAAATAGCAAAATAAGTAATTTAAATTTTGATCTAAAAGAGGCTGATTATAGAGAGGATGAGGTCGCTTTTACGCCAAGGATTAGATCGTTTAAAGATGAGATCGAGCTTAAAAATGACGCTTTAAGAGCGGTTAGTGGCGAGTTTAAAGAGGCACTTAAAAGCGCAAAAGAGTATAAAAAAAGAGTTGAAAATGCCTATAAAAAGGGGTGAAATTTATCTTTTTATCGGCTTTGATGGTGCAAATTTTAGCCCTAAAATGCTAGATAGAAAAGAGCATAGAAAGCTAAAAAAATATCCAAATTTAGCAAATCAAAACTCATTTAAACTCTCTCGCTATTTAAAATTTAAAGCAAAAAAACGGGGCAAAATTTGCCTCTCTCACAAAGAAAATATCGCCGTTTTGGCTATCTCAAAAGAAAAAGTTGGCGTTGATGTAGAGGAGCTAAAAGAGCGAAATTTTGACGGAGTGATCAAATTTTGCTTTAACAAAAAAGAGAGCGAAATTTACGCAAATGCCAAAGACAAAATACAAAAATTTTATGAAATTTACACCGCAAAAGAGGCTGTTATAAAAGCCAAAAATTTAGCCTTTATCGACCTTGCTAGGGCTAAATTTGATGAGATGAATAGAAGATACTTGATTATTAATAATCTATTTATCATTTGCCTTGCATTTAAGCATAGCAAAGATATAATTGTTAAATTTTTATGATTTTAGAACACTAAAAAGGTAAAAAGTGCTTGTAAAAAAGATAGCCCTGATCCTTGCTGTATCGCTTCTAGCTCTTGGCTGTGCGAAGAAATTTGATGCGCCAAAGCTGGCGGATTTTAGCTTAAAGGCATTTAAGGTCAGTTCATCAAAAGGGCCGCTAATGCTCTATGTGCAAAATAGCGAAAACGAGTATAAATTTAGCCTTGTAAATGCACTTGGAGCACCAGAAGCTAGGCGAGTTTTAAAGGACGGCACGTTTGCAAATTTGGGCTTCCTGCCGCCAAATAGCGCCTACAACGAGCTTTTTATCAAGGTGCTTGGGATGATAAAAGATGAAAAAAATGAGCAAAAATTTATGATAGATGATCAAATTTATGAGGTAAAAAGCGTTGATATACGTTAGCAAGCCAGCCATTATCAGCGCCGCAGGTAGCAGTAGTGATGAAAATTTAAGCTCGCTTTTAAGTGGCAAGAGATTTTTAAGTAAAAGCTGCGAATTTCACCCACAAAATGAGTTTTTGGTGGGTAAATTTAACGGCACTTTGCCTAGCTTTTCAAGCAAAACTAAAGAGCACTTCAAAACTCGCACCAACGCCTTGCTTTTAAACACGATGCTTGAGATTGATGAGGAGATAAAAAGAGCGATCAAAAAATATGGCAAAAGCCGTGTGGGCGTCGTTCTTGGCACTACTACAAGTGGCGTTGAGGAGAATTTCGAGCCATTTAAAGACTATATCGCAACTGGATTTTTTGATAAAAGCAGGTTTGGCATAAATAGAAACTGCCTTGCAAACGTGGCCGAGTTTGTGAGCGACTTTTACGAGCTTAGTGGCCCAAGCTACTGCGTATCGACTGCGTGTACTTCAGGCGTCAAGGCGGTCATAGAAGCAAAAAGGCTCATTGAAAGCGAGCTTTGTGACGCGGTCATCTGTGGCGGCGTCGATAGCCTAAATACGCTTACGATAAATGGCTTTAACTCTCTTAGTATCCTAAGTAGCGCGCCAAGTCAGGCCTTTTCTAAAAACAGAGAGGGGATAAATATCGGCGAGGGAGCTGGGCTATTTTTGCTGAGCCGTGATGAAATTTCAAACGTCGTAGTCGCCGGTTCAGCCTCAAACTGCGACGCTTTTCACATGACGCAGCCAGATTTTAGCGCAAAAATGGCGGTAAATTGCATAGAGGACGCTCTAAAAAGAGCCAGCATGAGCGGCGTAGACTATGTAAATTTACATGGTACCGGCACGCAGGCAAATGACAAAATGGAGGCAAAAGCTGTAAATTTAACGCTTGGTGCCACCTTTGCAAGCACGCTAAAGCCACAGATTGGTCATACACTTGGGGCTGCTGGGGCGATAGAGAGTGCCATTTGCGCTATGCTTTGCATGGAGGAAAATAGCACTTTGCCACCACACGTTTATGACGGCGAGTATGATGAGAGCTTGGAGGCTGTAAATTTAGTAAAAAGCGGCACGAAATTTGACGTAAAAACAGCGATGTCGTTATCTTTTGCCTTTGGCGGAGATAATGCCGCTATAATATTTAAAAGAGTGAGATGATGATAAGTGACTATTTACCGCACAGCAGCGCCATAACCCTGATCGATGAAATTTTGGAATTTATCCCTTGCGAGAGCATAAAAGTAAGAAGCGTGATAAATGAGCAAAATCCTTTTTTGGAAGATGGGAAATTTATGACGCAAAAGGCGATAGAGATGATGGCTCAAAGCCTTGGCATCTACGACTCAAAGATGCGTGAGTTGCGCGGCGAGAAGGCGATATTTGGCTTTTTGCTAGGAAGTAGGAAATTTGAAATTTTTAGGCCATATTTTAAAGTGGGCGATGAGATAGTGATCATTTCAAAGTGCTCGATCCAAGATGAGAGCGGATTTGGCGTTTATGACAGCGAGCTTTTTGTAAATGGTGAGCTTGGCGCAAGGGCGGTTTTAAACGTGATGAGCCCTGATGAAGAATTTGTAAAAAAGGCACTTAGTGAGTAAGAGAGTATTGATAACTGGATCAAGTAGAGGCATAGGAGCTAGCATCGCTAGGCGCCTTGCTGGCGAGTACGAATTGGTGCTTCATGCAAGAAGCAAGAGCGATGAGCTTTTAAAGATAGCTAGTGAGCTTGGGGCTAAATTTATGACATTTGACGTGGCTGACACGGCTGCGGCAAAAGAGGCCATAGAGGCTGACATGGAGGCAAATGGCGTCTATTACGGCGTTATTTTAAACGCTGGCATAACAAGGGATAATACCTTTGTGGGGCTAAGTGACGAAGAGTGGTTTGACGTGATAGATGTAAATTTAAATGGCTTTTACAACGTCCTAAGACCAGCGCTAATGCCCATGATAAGGGCTAGAAAGCCAGCTAGGATAGTGACACTAAGCTCTGTTTCAGGGGTCATTGGCAACAGAGGTCAGGTGAATTACTCAGCTAGCAAGGCAGGCATCATAGGAGCTAGCAAAGCCCTTGCAGTAGAGCTTGCCAGCAGGGGCATAACAGTAAACTGCGTAGCACCAGGGCTTATAAAGACAGATATGAGCGAAGAAATTTTAAATAGCGACTTCTTAGACGAAGTGCTAAAGGCCATACCTGCAAAAAGAGCTGGCAAGGCAGATGAGGTGGCAGGACTTGTTAAATTTCTGCTAAGCGATGAGGCTAGCTACATCACAAGGCAGGTCATCGGCGTAAATGGAGGGCTTTGCTAATGCGTGTATTTGTCACAGGTATCGGCGCAGTCAGTGCTTTTGGCAATAGCTGGGAGGAGATGAGGGCTAAATTTCTTGAGGGCAAAAACGCCGTGAGATATATGAGCGAGTGGGAGGGCTATAAGGAGCTAAACACACGCCTTGCAGCACCTATCATAGAGTACAAACACCCGCAGGAGTGGGACAGAAAACAGCTAAGAAGCCTTGGCAAGGTATCATGTTATAGCGTGCATGCGGCTGGACTTGCTTTAAAAGACGCTGGTTTGCTAAATGGCGAAGGCTTGCAGGCTGCAAATTTAGACCCAAGCGTGCAAGATGGCAGGATGGGCGTGGCGAGTGGCTCAAGCACTGGTAGCACGGACTCTATCCTTGACATGGCAAAACTAGTTTTGGACATGGATAGTGGCTTTAACGCAAATACCTACATAAAAATGATGCCTCACACCACAGCGGCAAATATCGCGCTATTTTACTCGCTAAAAGGGCGCATCATCCCTACATCTTCGGCATGTACGAGCGGCTCACACGCCATTGGCTACGCTTACGAGAGCATAAAAAACGGCAGCATAGATATGATGCTAGCTGGTGGTGCTGAGGAGCTTTGCGTGAGCGAGGCGTACGTCTTTGACAAACTTTACGCTACAAGTGTGAAAAACAGCACGCCAAATTTGACACCAACGCCGTTTGAAAAAGATAGAGATGGTTTGGTGCTTGGCGAGGGGGCTGGATTTTTAGTGCTTGAAAGCGAAGAGAGCGCTTTAAAAAGAGGAGCTAAAATTTACGCTGAGGTCGTTGGCTTTGGCTCTACGTGTGATGGCACGCACATCACTAGACCACAAAGTGCTACTATGAAAGCGGCGATGAACCTAGCACTTCGCGCGGCAAAACTAGAGTCAAAAAGCATAGGCTACGTAAATGCCCACGCCACCGCGACAAAACATGGCGATATAGCTGAAAGTATCGCTACAAACGAGCTTTTTGGGGAGGATATCGCCATTAGCTCACTTAAAAGCTATCTAGGTCACACGCTTGGCGCTTGTGGCGGGCTGGAGGCGATAGCAAGCATAATGATGATGAGAGAAGAGCTATTTTTCCCAACTATAAATTTAAAAGTAACTGACCCTGAGTGTGCAAAGCTAAACTACTTAAAGGAGCCAACGCCGATAAAGACGGACTTTGTGATGAGTAATAACTTTGCATTTGGCGGTGTAAATACATCTTTGATATTTAAAAGAGTAGATAACAAATTTTAAAAAGGATAGAAAATGAAAAGATTAGTTTCATTAGTTGCCGTTTTGGCATTTGCTTCAAGCCTTAGCGCAAGAGATGACGTGAAGTATCACTCGCTGGACTTCCTAAAAGGCCCAAAGGCTAAAGAATTTTTGCTACCAAACGTTAGCGTTAGCTTTGGCACAGGCTACACAGGCAACATAATAGTTAAAGACCTAACAGCTAATAAAAAGACAAATGGCTTTAACAAAGGCGATGAGGAGGCTTGCCAGATCGCGCTTCTCTCTGCTATCAAGACATTT
Protein-coding regions in this window:
- a CDS encoding LemA family protein, which produces MKNLIAIVVVIAALVFGAFKYANSFVVLDENTNEKWSQVLNQYKRRADLVPNLVETVKGYAAHEQKVFEDVANARSKSMQVSIDASSLSDEAKVKEFMAAQGQLGSALGRLMAVSESYPELKANQNFLSLQSQLEGTENRISVARRDYIEAVKEYNVALRSFPGKFIVGIFYPEMKPKQGIEVSSEDMKNPKVSFEK
- a CDS encoding TPM domain-containing protein codes for the protein MKKIISLLLFAFSFCFALNFNEQINDEAHIFSQSQRDELLNLVQNFEQNSTTQIAIVTLNSLENKSIEDLSLEIARGYKLGQKKDSNGVLLVVAPNEKKVRIEVGYGLEGMLTDAISSQIINSVMIPQFKNGKMSEGVKEGVLAIIKVASGEEFSSKTSLSDLPFGVFAFFAGMLSCFASVIFGKFFMRTGFSTCFAGLVSTALEQGFGVQNYLIIFGVFAFIFAVFFFILKDVFKRNSQGGSLPMGFRRDNSGSNGGGRSSSGRGGGFSGGGGGFGGGGASGSW
- a CDS encoding ABC transporter substrate-binding protein, which gives rise to MLSGELLKSHFAKFDLAEMLSGFLEQSHFDKEKFKALRRDGFKSLDKSQRVELLKIAGFKAYLDAKFQGFLRELMQSKILVVSGVEYKFSELEIYTCFDANTYKRSCEAGEIYFHNFGFDISFKSEPVLYGGILVRSLKALKERNFIFGPRKCALHILNSKISNLNFDLKEADYREDEVAFTPRIRSFKDEIELKNDALRAVSGEFKEALKSAKEYKKRVENAYKKG
- a CDS encoding 4'-phosphopantetheinyl transferase family protein, which produces MPIKRGEIYLFIGFDGANFSPKMLDRKEHRKLKKYPNLANQNSFKLSRYLKFKAKKRGKICLSHKENIAVLAISKEKVGVDVEELKERNFDGVIKFCFNKKESEIYANAKDKIQKFYEIYTAKEAVIKAKNLAFIDLARAKFDEMNRRYLIINNLFIICLAFKHSKDIIVKFL
- a CDS encoding beta-ketoacyl synthase N-terminal-like domain-containing protein; amino-acid sequence: MIYVSKPAIISAAGSSSDENLSSLLSGKRFLSKSCEFHPQNEFLVGKFNGTLPSFSSKTKEHFKTRTNALLLNTMLEIDEEIKRAIKKYGKSRVGVVLGTTTSGVEENFEPFKDYIATGFFDKSRFGINRNCLANVAEFVSDFYELSGPSYCVSTACTSGVKAVIEAKRLIESELCDAVICGGVDSLNTLTINGFNSLSILSSAPSQAFSKNREGINIGEGAGLFLLSRDEISNVVVAGSASNCDAFHMTQPDFSAKMAVNCIEDALKRASMSGVDYVNLHGTGTQANDKMEAKAVNLTLGATFASTLKPQIGHTLGAAGAIESAICAMLCMEENSTLPPHVYDGEYDESLEAVNLVKSGTKFDVKTAMSLSFAFGGDNAAIIFKRVR
- a CDS encoding thioester dehydrase → MMISDYLPHSSAITLIDEILEFIPCESIKVRSVINEQNPFLEDGKFMTQKAIEMMAQSLGIYDSKMRELRGEKAIFGFLLGSRKFEIFRPYFKVGDEIVIISKCSIQDESGFGVYDSELFVNGELGARAVLNVMSPDEEFVKKALSE
- the fabG gene encoding 3-oxoacyl-ACP reductase FabG, whose product is MSKRVLITGSSRGIGASIARRLAGEYELVLHARSKSDELLKIASELGAKFMTFDVADTAAAKEAIEADMEANGVYYGVILNAGITRDNTFVGLSDEEWFDVIDVNLNGFYNVLRPALMPMIRARKPARIVTLSSVSGVIGNRGQVNYSASKAGIIGASKALAVELASRGITVNCVAPGLIKTDMSEEILNSDFLDEVLKAIPAKRAGKADEVAGLVKFLLSDEASYITRQVIGVNGGLC
- a CDS encoding beta-ketoacyl-ACP synthase gives rise to the protein MRVFVTGIGAVSAFGNSWEEMRAKFLEGKNAVRYMSEWEGYKELNTRLAAPIIEYKHPQEWDRKQLRSLGKVSCYSVHAAGLALKDAGLLNGEGLQAANLDPSVQDGRMGVASGSSTGSTDSILDMAKLVLDMDSGFNANTYIKMMPHTTAANIALFYSLKGRIIPTSSACTSGSHAIGYAYESIKNGSIDMMLAGGAEELCVSEAYVFDKLYATSVKNSTPNLTPTPFEKDRDGLVLGEGAGFLVLESEESALKRGAKIYAEVVGFGSTCDGTHITRPQSATMKAAMNLALRAAKLESKSIGYVNAHATATKHGDIAESIATNELFGEDIAISSLKSYLGHTLGACGGLEAIASIMMMREELFFPTINLKVTDPECAKLNYLKEPTPIKTDFVMSNNFAFGGVNTSLIFKRVDNKF
- a CDS encoding excinuclease ABC subunit A, which codes for MKRLVSLVAVLAFASSLSARDDVKYHSLDFLKGPKAKEFLLPNVSVSFGTGYTGNIIVKDLTANKKTNGFNKGDEEACQIALLSAIKTFQERAIKEGGTKVVNLTGYYKKQPFNSKTQFQCGSGSLMSGVTLRGDIAK